A single window of Paenibacillus sp. SYP-B4298 DNA harbors:
- the gucD gene encoding alpha-ketoglutaric semialdehyde dehydrogenase GucD yields the protein MSIYEQVQAGDHVIIDNYIGGQWKAPQSGERMASLNPARRGDTVGMAPASDAKDLEEAVAAAEAARRNWGRLTGAQRGAILYKAADLLESRMEIVGRTMTREMGKTLGEAKGETARGAAILRYYAGEGMRPIGDVIPSTDADAVMFTTRVPLGVVGVISPWNFPVAIPIWKMAPALIYGNAVVWKPAAETSVTAALVMECLHDAGLPAGVANMVIGDGAVIGQAIAAHPGIHGITFTGSNAVGKQVGQAALARGAKYQLEMGGKNPVIIAADADLDLAVDGTISGGLRSTGQKCTATSRVIVVAEVYEAFKEKLLAKVNQLKLGDGLDATTWLGPCASEKQYNTVKRYIHAGVEEGAELIAGGLELEDAALADGYYVAPTVFEGVTTAMKIGREEIFGPVLALMEAADLEEAFRLANDTEFGLSASLYTRDLSSAFAFIRESEAGLVRINAETAGVELQAPFGGMKQSSSHSREQGQAAIEFYTSIKTVFVKP from the coding sequence ATGAGTATCTATGAACAAGTGCAAGCTGGAGATCACGTAATTATTGATAATTACATTGGCGGACAATGGAAGGCTCCACAGTCTGGAGAACGGATGGCGAGCCTGAACCCGGCGCGCCGCGGCGACACGGTCGGCATGGCGCCAGCTTCGGATGCGAAGGATCTGGAGGAGGCGGTAGCGGCAGCGGAGGCGGCTCGGCGTAACTGGGGCAGACTGACTGGCGCGCAGCGCGGAGCGATTCTATACAAGGCTGCGGATCTATTGGAGAGCCGCATGGAAATCGTTGGACGGACGATGACCCGCGAGATGGGGAAGACGCTGGGCGAGGCCAAGGGTGAGACGGCACGCGGAGCGGCGATCCTCCGCTATTATGCGGGTGAAGGCATGCGGCCGATCGGCGATGTCATTCCGTCGACAGATGCGGACGCGGTGATGTTTACGACTCGCGTGCCGCTCGGAGTTGTCGGCGTCATCTCGCCATGGAACTTCCCGGTCGCGATCCCGATATGGAAGATGGCGCCAGCGCTGATCTATGGCAATGCGGTCGTCTGGAAGCCGGCAGCCGAGACATCCGTTACGGCGGCGCTCGTTATGGAATGCCTGCATGATGCTGGCTTGCCGGCAGGGGTAGCCAATATGGTCATTGGCGACGGCGCCGTGATCGGTCAAGCGATCGCCGCTCACCCGGGCATTCACGGCATCACCTTCACAGGCTCCAACGCGGTCGGCAAGCAGGTCGGCCAGGCTGCGCTGGCGCGCGGAGCCAAGTATCAACTGGAGATGGGCGGGAAGAATCCGGTTATCATTGCAGCAGATGCCGATCTCGACCTGGCAGTCGACGGTACGATCAGCGGTGGGCTGCGCTCGACTGGTCAGAAGTGTACGGCGACCAGCCGAGTCATCGTCGTAGCCGAGGTGTACGAGGCGTTCAAGGAGAAGCTGTTGGCTAAGGTCAATCAGCTTAAGCTGGGCGACGGCCTGGATGCAACCACCTGGCTCGGCCCATGCGCCAGCGAGAAGCAATACAACACGGTCAAGCGCTATATTCATGCAGGTGTCGAGGAGGGCGCTGAGCTGATCGCGGGGGGTCTTGAGCTAGAGGATGCCGCGCTCGCGGACGGCTACTATGTCGCTCCAACTGTATTCGAGGGTGTAACGACGGCGATGAAGATCGGACGCGAGGAAATCTTCGGTCCGGTGCTTGCGCTCATGGAAGCTGCCGATCTGGAGGAGGCATTCCGCCTGGCAAACGACACGGAGTTCGGCCTAAGTGCGTCGCTTTATACGCGTGATCTCAGCAGTGCGTTCGCCTTCATCCGGGAATCTGAGGCGGGGCTTGTTCGCATCAATGCGGAAACGGCTGGAGTCGAGCTGCAGGCGCCATTTGGCGGTATGAAGCAATCCAGCTCTCATTCGCGCGAGCAGGGACAGGCAGCTATTGAGTTCTACACATCGATCAAGACCGTGTTCGTGAAGCCTTAA
- a CDS encoding DUF2268 domain-containing protein produces MKIVIENTIEQYEKLFSMEEEKENYFRYSMMKPFEKMWNTISVPLKANQPNGYDVLIATQMLGYLDITETEIGTIALENLKEIQALQTAYDTLNHCADFIQENNLKMNTDELKFGMYIADPKKLELQKGYSGFGGVPGFIQVSIFPNSYNVSKIPAVIAHEFHHNIRFSYFDWDHGNVTVGDYLIIEGLAESFAKELYGGDLLGPWVTSFDKEDLEYSIEIIKDALHVKGFAEVSSYMFGDTVAKEQGYQPVGLSPFAGYAVGYQAVQSFMKANNVGIGEATLLSTEEILNNCELFS; encoded by the coding sequence ATGAAAATAGTAATCGAAAATACAATCGAGCAGTATGAGAAGTTGTTTTCTATGGAGGAAGAAAAAGAAAACTACTTTCGGTATTCCATGATGAAGCCTTTTGAAAAGATGTGGAATACCATTAGTGTTCCTTTAAAAGCCAATCAACCTAATGGATATGATGTATTAATAGCTACACAAATGCTTGGGTATCTTGATATAACGGAAACCGAAATTGGAACGATAGCATTAGAGAATTTAAAGGAGATTCAAGCTCTTCAAACGGCATATGATACCTTGAATCACTGTGCTGATTTTATACAGGAGAATAACTTAAAGATGAATACTGATGAATTGAAATTTGGAATGTACATCGCTGATCCAAAGAAGCTCGAATTACAAAAAGGTTATTCTGGCTTTGGGGGAGTTCCAGGATTTATTCAAGTGTCAATTTTCCCTAACTCCTATAATGTTTCTAAAATCCCTGCTGTCATTGCACATGAGTTTCATCATAATATCCGTTTTTCTTATTTTGATTGGGATCATGGTAACGTTACAGTTGGAGATTACCTAATTATAGAAGGTTTAGCAGAGTCATTTGCAAAAGAGCTCTATGGAGGAGACCTTTTAGGTCCTTGGGTTACTTCTTTTGATAAAGAGGACTTAGAATACTCAATTGAAATAATAAAGGATGCTTTACATGTTAAAGGATTTGCAGAGGTTAGCAGTTATATGTTTGGTGACACCGTTGCAAAAGAACAGGGGTATCAACCTGTCGGGTTATCACCGTTTGCGGGATATGCAGTAGGGTACCAGGCAGTACAGTCCTTCATGAAAGCCAATAATGTGGGGATCGGAGAAGCTACCTTACTTAGTACAGAGGAAATACTAAACAATTGTGAACTGTTTTCCTAA
- a CDS encoding fumarylacetoacetate hydrolase family protein — protein sequence MRIFRYKEQSHIHLGVWTDEGKAYRLDAPDFMTLVQEARAAGLQPAAHVAKLIEGGSPIERPVEELELLTPIVAPEVWAAGVTYMRSREARNYEATGGKPAPETFYDKVYDAERPELFLKSTAARTVGPGERVGLRGDSTWQVPEAELGLVLDSDGTIVGYTIGNDMSCRDIEGDNPLYLPQAKVWKRSCAIGPFIRLAETVTDPYALQISCRIYRDGEKLVDESANTAQLKRRYEELVSFLARDNELFAGTVLLTGTGLVPPNQFTLTPGDRIEIEIDSLGVLVNEAVGAHELAAMSVTGLN from the coding sequence TTGGAGTATGGACGGATGAGGGCAAGGCCTATCGGCTGGACGCGCCAGATTTCATGACACTGGTTCAGGAGGCGAGAGCGGCAGGGCTGCAACCGGCGGCACATGTGGCGAAGCTGATCGAAGGAGGCTCGCCCATCGAACGCCCTGTAGAGGAGCTGGAGCTGTTGACGCCGATTGTTGCACCAGAGGTATGGGCTGCTGGCGTAACGTATATGCGTAGCCGCGAGGCGCGCAACTATGAAGCGACCGGAGGCAAGCCAGCTCCCGAGACATTCTATGACAAGGTATATGATGCGGAGCGACCGGAGCTGTTCCTCAAGTCGACGGCAGCTCGTACTGTTGGACCGGGAGAGCGTGTCGGCCTGCGCGGGGATTCAACCTGGCAAGTACCGGAAGCGGAGCTGGGGCTGGTGCTGGATAGCGACGGGACGATCGTCGGCTATACGATCGGCAATGATATGAGCTGCCGGGACATCGAAGGGGATAATCCGCTCTACCTGCCGCAGGCGAAGGTTTGGAAGCGCTCTTGCGCGATCGGGCCATTCATCCGACTGGCCGAGACTGTAACCGATCCGTATGCGCTTCAGATAAGCTGCCGCATCTATCGTGATGGCGAGAAGCTGGTTGACGAGTCGGCGAACACTGCTCAATTGAAACGGCGTTACGAGGAACTGGTGAGCTTCCTGGCACGGGATAACGAGCTGTTCGCTGGTACCGTACTGCTGACTGGCACAGGTTTGGTGCCGCCGAATCAGTTCACACTGACCCCTGGCGACCGAATTGAAATTGAGATCGATAGCCTCGGCGTTTTGGTGAACGAAGCTGTTGGCGCGCATGAACTGGCGGCTATGAGTGTAACGGGATTGAACTGA
- a CDS encoding glycoside hydrolase family 43 protein has translation MKPITNPILKGFNPDPSIIRVGDDYYIATSTFEWYPGVQIHHSRDLKNWRLLTHPLTRPDQLEMRGNPDSGGIWAPCLSYDKGTYYLVYTDVKSHIGPFKDTHNYVVTATNIMGPWSEPVYLNSSGFDPSLYHDEDGSKWLLNMTWDHRKGRNRFSGIVMQQYDEQERRLIGPVHPLFSGTELGLTEGPHLYKRGDYYYLITAEGGTRWNHAVTVARSTSLFGPYEVDPSNPMLTSRHNPALPLQRAGHADLVETQHGEWYMVHLCGRPLAASRTCNLGRETAIQKVQWTADGWLRLESGGNEPVLEVPAPAGLAEHSFPEPCHGIGKDDFSDPVLNIHLNTLREPADERWLSLKERPGYLRLRGRESFSSSHSQSLVARRQQSCVAEAETVVEFEPDTHRQMAGLVYYYNARNWYYVRVSHDEQWGKSLAILTSDQGQYDEPLEQEISVEGWRQVYLKLKLHDERAQFYYSADGKDWQPIGPVLDAGKMSDEHVEEKRDGILLDQGFTGAFIGLCVQDLSGMRKHADFDYFSYIEETDI, from the coding sequence ATGAAGCCGATAACCAACCCGATCTTAAAGGGCTTTAACCCCGACCCCTCGATCATACGTGTCGGGGACGACTACTATATTGCAACTTCAACCTTCGAATGGTATCCAGGCGTACAGATTCATCATTCGCGAGATTTGAAGAATTGGCGGCTGCTGACCCATCCGCTTACACGTCCAGATCAACTGGAGATGCGGGGCAACCCGGATTCCGGAGGCATCTGGGCACCGTGCCTAAGCTATGACAAGGGAACATATTATCTCGTCTATACGGATGTAAAGAGTCATATCGGCCCGTTCAAGGACACGCATAATTATGTGGTGACCGCCACGAATATTATGGGCCCCTGGTCTGAGCCGGTCTATCTGAACAGCAGCGGCTTCGATCCATCGCTCTATCATGATGAGGACGGAAGCAAGTGGCTGCTCAACATGACCTGGGATCACCGCAAGGGGAGGAATCGGTTCAGCGGCATCGTAATGCAGCAGTATGATGAGCAGGAGCGCCGTCTGATCGGCCCGGTTCATCCACTGTTCAGCGGTACGGAGCTGGGCTTGACAGAAGGGCCTCATCTGTACAAACGCGGTGATTATTATTATCTGATCACAGCCGAGGGGGGAACTCGCTGGAATCATGCGGTTACCGTTGCACGCTCCACATCGCTGTTTGGGCCATACGAGGTCGACCCGAGCAATCCGATGCTGACGTCCCGTCATAACCCGGCATTGCCGCTACAGCGGGCGGGGCACGCCGACCTGGTTGAGACCCAGCACGGCGAATGGTATATGGTGCATCTGTGCGGCAGACCGCTAGCGGCCTCGCGTACCTGCAACCTCGGGCGCGAGACAGCGATCCAGAAGGTGCAGTGGACAGCAGATGGCTGGCTGCGGCTGGAGTCTGGCGGCAACGAGCCGGTGCTGGAGGTGCCGGCCCCGGCGGGTCTGGCGGAGCATAGCTTCCCGGAGCCTTGCCATGGCATCGGCAAGGACGATTTCTCAGATCCGGTCTTGAATATCCATCTGAACACCTTGCGTGAACCAGCCGATGAGCGATGGCTCTCGCTCAAGGAACGGCCTGGGTATCTGCGCTTGCGCGGCCGGGAATCGTTCTCGTCATCCCATAGCCAAAGTCTGGTGGCGCGCCGACAGCAATCCTGTGTGGCGGAAGCGGAGACTGTGGTCGAGTTCGAGCCGGATACACATCGGCAGATGGCAGGACTTGTCTACTACTATAATGCCCGCAACTGGTATTATGTGAGGGTGAGCCATGATGAGCAATGGGGCAAAAGTCTGGCGATCCTGACCAGCGACCAAGGCCAGTATGACGAGCCGCTCGAGCAGGAGATCAGCGTGGAAGGCTGGAGACAGGTCTATCTGAAACTGAAGCTGCATGATGAGCGCGCCCAGTTTTACTACTCTGCAGACGGGAAGGACTGGCAGCCTATCGGCCCTGTCCTCGATGCGGGGAAGATGTCTGATGAGCATGTAGAGGAAAAAAGAGACGGGATATTGCTCGATCAGGGCTTTACCGGCGCGTTCATCGGCCTGTGTGTTCAGGACCTGAGCGGGATGCGCAAGCATGCAGATTTTGATTATTTCTCTTATATAGAAGAAACGGATATATAA
- a CDS encoding YjhG/YagF family D-xylonate dehydratase, translating into MLERLQAVMGQDGEEPYFQIATHAPGPSGKLPLTPEMLLHSPSGNLFGWSQNVGMGWTPDRLRGREVLIMGTMGGIRNEDGTPAALGYHTGHWEIGLLMKEAAAEITAAGNIPFAGYVSDPCDGRSQGTSGMYDSLPYRNDAAIVVRRLIRSLPTRAAVMGVATCDKGLPAMMVALAGMKQIPGVIVPGGVTLPPTRGEDAGKIQTIGARYAAGELSLEEAADLGCRACATPGGGCQFLGTAGTAQVVAEALGMTVPHAALAPSGQPVWAEMARQSARAAMGLAASGLTMGDLLTDASIRNAMVVHAAFGGSTNLLLHIPAIAHAASLRVPDAGDWAEVNRSVPRLVSVLPNGPVPHPTVRVFLAGGVPEVMLHLRKLGVLDESVLTVSGTTLGQTLDWWESSERRARMRAYLSDTEGIDPDTVIYSPPAARAAGLASTVTFPKGNIAPEGAVIKSTAIDPSMLDAEGVFRHVGRAKVFTTERDAIRAIKTGGIAPGDIIALIGRGPSGTGMEETYQLTSALKHLSYGKQVSLLTDARFSGVSTGACIGHIGPEALAGGPVGKLRDGDWIDIRIDTRKLEGSLHMVGRGDEPLSPEEGTALLASRSPHPGLQEDAELPDDTRLWAALQAASGGTWQGCVYDADRIIRTLQAGMRALAAEEDGTHDRRSET; encoded by the coding sequence ATGCTCGAACGTTTGCAAGCTGTAATGGGGCAAGATGGCGAGGAGCCGTACTTTCAGATCGCGACCCATGCCCCCGGCCCTTCCGGCAAGCTGCCGTTGACGCCGGAGATGCTGCTCCATTCGCCGAGCGGCAATCTGTTCGGCTGGAGCCAGAATGTGGGCATGGGGTGGACACCAGATCGGCTGCGCGGCAGGGAGGTGCTCATTATGGGCACGATGGGCGGTATCCGCAACGAGGACGGCACGCCTGCTGCGCTTGGTTACCATACCGGACATTGGGAGATCGGCCTGCTCATGAAGGAGGCGGCGGCGGAGATTACTGCTGCGGGGAATATTCCCTTTGCTGGCTATGTCAGCGATCCGTGCGATGGACGCTCGCAAGGGACATCCGGCATGTATGATTCGCTGCCGTATCGCAATGATGCGGCGATCGTCGTTCGGCGCCTGATTCGTTCCTTGCCGACTCGCGCGGCTGTGATGGGGGTGGCGACCTGTGACAAGGGGCTGCCAGCCATGATGGTCGCGCTGGCCGGCATGAAGCAGATTCCGGGAGTCATCGTGCCGGGTGGCGTCACGCTGCCGCCGACGCGCGGCGAGGATGCGGGCAAGATACAGACCATCGGGGCGCGCTATGCTGCCGGGGAGCTGTCGCTGGAGGAAGCGGCTGATCTCGGCTGCCGCGCCTGCGCGACACCGGGCGGGGGCTGCCAGTTTCTCGGGACGGCGGGCACCGCGCAGGTGGTCGCCGAAGCGCTCGGCATGACGGTGCCGCATGCGGCGCTCGCCCCATCCGGTCAGCCAGTATGGGCCGAGATGGCGCGCCAATCTGCCCGTGCCGCGATGGGGCTTGCTGCCAGTGGTCTGACGATGGGCGACCTGCTAACCGATGCATCGATCCGCAATGCGATGGTGGTGCATGCAGCATTCGGCGGCTCCACCAATCTGCTGCTGCACATCCCTGCCATTGCACATGCGGCCTCCCTTCGAGTGCCGGACGCTGGCGATTGGGCGGAGGTCAATCGCAGTGTTCCGCGGCTGGTCAGTGTGCTGCCGAACGGTCCTGTGCCCCATCCGACCGTTCGTGTCTTTCTTGCTGGCGGCGTGCCGGAGGTTATGCTGCATCTGCGGAAGCTGGGCGTGCTGGATGAGAGCGTGCTGACGGTGTCCGGTACGACACTGGGGCAGACGCTGGACTGGTGGGAGTCATCGGAGCGTCGTGCGCGGATGCGCGCCTATCTCTCCGACACGGAGGGCATCGATCCGGACACGGTCATTTATAGCCCGCCTGCTGCCCGTGCCGCAGGTCTTGCCTCTACGGTCACCTTTCCGAAGGGCAATATCGCCCCGGAGGGAGCCGTCATCAAGTCGACGGCTATCGACCCATCCATGCTGGACGCGGAAGGGGTATTCCGCCATGTCGGCAGGGCGAAGGTGTTCACGACCGAGCGCGATGCGATCCGAGCGATCAAGACGGGCGGCATTGCACCGGGCGACATCATTGCGCTGATCGGTCGCGGTCCTTCCGGCACAGGGATGGAGGAGACCTACCAGCTAACCTCGGCGCTCAAGCATCTGTCTTATGGCAAGCAAGTATCGCTGCTGACCGATGCCCGATTCTCCGGTGTATCCACTGGCGCCTGTATCGGACATATCGGCCCGGAGGCGCTCGCTGGCGGTCCGGTCGGCAAGCTAAGGGACGGAGACTGGATCGATATACGGATCGATACGCGCAAGCTAGAGGGCTCGCTCCATATGGTCGGCAGAGGCGATGAGCCGTTATCCCCAGAGGAAGGCACCGCTCTGCTGGCGTCCAGATCGCCTCATCCGGGATTGCAAGAGGATGCCGAGCTGCCGGATGATACCCGTCTGTGGGCCGCTCTGCAAGCGGCCAGCGGAGGGACATGGCAAGGCTGTGTCTATGATGCGGATCGGATTATACGGACGCTGCAAGCGGGCATGCGCGCGTTGGCGGCCGAAGAAGACGGGACACACGATAGAAGGAGCGAGACATGA
- a CDS encoding ArsR/SmtB family transcription factor — MQLTTGEQSLIVYEALASAVRLKIIDLLQQEEKHVKQLAEELGLSNAITSIHVNKLQKAGLISCRSRRIGQATYKFCSLSAHHLQINLSSTGGASRKLIEIAVPVGHYTDVQAVPTCGLATREQLIGQYDDARYFLDPQRVLAGILWFSQGYVEYKIPNYLFQNQQLSEVEIAMEISSEAPRTKERWPSDIRFYMNGTCLGKWTSPGDFGDRPGRFTPAWWPPDVNQYGLLKVLRIHSGGTFIDGQRISELRIQDLEWGTGSWTFRISAEDTPHHRGGLTLFGRGFGNYDQDLLFRIYYDAQQ, encoded by the coding sequence ATGCAACTAACTACAGGGGAACAATCACTGATCGTATATGAAGCGCTAGCCAGCGCCGTGCGACTGAAAATTATTGACTTGCTCCAGCAAGAGGAAAAACATGTGAAGCAGCTTGCGGAGGAGCTTGGACTGAGCAACGCCATTACGAGCATCCATGTGAACAAGCTGCAAAAGGCGGGACTGATTAGCTGCCGGAGCAGACGGATCGGCCAGGCCACCTACAAATTCTGCTCGTTATCCGCTCACCATCTGCAGATTAATCTCTCCTCTACCGGCGGTGCCTCTCGCAAGCTGATTGAAATCGCCGTGCCGGTAGGGCATTACACAGATGTACAGGCTGTACCGACCTGCGGGCTGGCTACGAGAGAACAGCTCATTGGACAATACGACGATGCGAGATACTTTCTCGACCCCCAGCGTGTCCTAGCGGGCATCCTATGGTTCTCGCAGGGCTATGTGGAATACAAGATTCCCAATTATCTGTTCCAGAATCAACAGCTCAGTGAGGTCGAGATTGCGATGGAGATCAGCTCGGAAGCGCCGCGCACCAAGGAACGATGGCCTTCAGATATTCGCTTCTATATGAATGGCACCTGTCTGGGCAAGTGGACAAGTCCGGGAGACTTCGGCGACCGTCCCGGCAGATTTACACCAGCCTGGTGGCCGCCGGATGTGAATCAATATGGACTGCTGAAGGTGCTGCGCATCCATTCTGGGGGAACCTTCATCGACGGGCAGCGCATCTCCGAGCTGCGGATTCAGGATCTGGAATGGGGGACTGGCTCATGGACATTTCGCATCTCGGCCGAGGATACGCCGCATCACCGCGGCGGGCTGACCTTGTTCGGGAGGGGCTTCGGCAATTATGATCAGGATCTGCTCTTCCGTATCTATTACGATGCACAGCAGTGA
- a CDS encoding YkvA family protein, translating to MTTPADEQYTEASFWEKLKKFGKKAGVKVVYTALLLFYCLRDGNVPPWAKTVIVGALAYFINPVDAIPDVVPVVGFTDDLGALVAALGTVAVYINDDIRHKARTRLAEWFGADALEELAELDQKLVK from the coding sequence ATGACAACTCCTGCTGATGAGCAATATACGGAAGCCTCCTTCTGGGAGAAGCTGAAGAAATTCGGCAAGAAGGCGGGCGTTAAGGTGGTGTACACTGCGCTGCTGTTATTCTATTGTCTGCGAGATGGAAATGTACCTCCATGGGCGAAGACGGTTATTGTCGGTGCATTAGCGTATTTCATCAACCCGGTGGATGCAATTCCAGATGTGGTGCCGGTCGTCGGCTTCACCGATGATCTGGGGGCTCTTGTGGCTGCCTTGGGCACAGTGGCTGTATATATCAATGATGACATTCGTCACAAAGCGAGAACTAGACTTGCAGAATGGTTTGGCGCGGACGCTCTGGAGGAGCTCGCAGAACTGGATCAGAAGCTGGTCAAATAG